From the Caballeronia sp. NK8 genome, one window contains:
- the ltrA gene encoding group II intron reverse transcriptase/maturase, with protein MKVSGRKTGSALSHAPANWNAVDWRRVERNVRGMQIRIAKATREGDWRRVKALQRMLTRMLSAKLYAVRRVTQNQGARTAGVDRELWDSPESRWEAIGRLKRRGYKPLPLRRVFIPKANGKERPLGIPTMRDRAMQALYLLALEPVAESTSDPNSYGFRINRSTADAMGQVRACTSRRDSSRWVLEADIKGCFDHINHDWLERHVPMDREVLRKWLKAGLIYKGQLQATEAGTPQGGIISPTLANVTLNGLERELIAHLGAKFGIAKAKKLKVNVVRYADDFVITGDSKEILENEVRPWVEAFLAVRGLQLSEAKTRVTHIDEGFDFLGWNFRKYSGKLLIKPSKKNAQAFYRKVAETISGNKTVKQEDLVQLLNPMLRGWAQYHRPVSAKQTYSRMEHLIFRKLWRWSKRRHPQKSAVWVKQKYFHFVGARNWVFAVRTEREDGSWGLNELYQLSGTAIKRHTRIKGEFNPFDPKWEQYGETLRQGRMWEQMRYRKQWAALYLSQSGLCAHCGCALTDETGWHDHHLEYRMHGGTDALSNRALLHPHCHRQVHAGKLVVTKPVLS; from the coding sequence ATGAAAGTATCTGGTCGAAAGACTGGATCTGCGCTTTCCCACGCGCCTGCCAACTGGAATGCCGTCGATTGGCGGCGGGTTGAACGGAACGTGAGAGGGATGCAGATTCGAATTGCGAAGGCGACGCGGGAAGGTGACTGGCGCAGGGTGAAAGCCTTGCAACGGATGCTTACCCGCATGTTGTCCGCAAAGTTGTACGCGGTACGACGTGTTACGCAGAACCAGGGTGCGCGAACGGCAGGAGTCGATCGCGAACTGTGGGACTCGCCTGAGAGCCGGTGGGAAGCCATCGGCAGGTTGAAGCGGCGTGGATATAAACCTTTGCCATTACGGAGAGTCTTTATCCCCAAGGCCAATGGAAAGGAGCGTCCTTTGGGCATTCCGACCATGCGGGACAGGGCGATGCAAGCCTTGTATCTGCTGGCTTTGGAGCCGGTAGCAGAGTCGACGAGCGACCCGAACTCGTATGGGTTCCGGATCAATCGTTCAACGGCTGATGCTATGGGTCAGGTACGAGCTTGTACGTCCCGGAGGGATTCGTCCCGATGGGTACTGGAAGCGGATATCAAAGGCTGCTTTGACCACATCAACCATGATTGGCTGGAACGACATGTCCCGATGGATAGGGAAGTCCTTCGGAAGTGGTTGAAGGCTGGCCTGATTTACAAGGGGCAGCTACAGGCGACTGAGGCCGGTACGCCGCAGGGAGGCATCATCTCCCCGACGCTGGCAAACGTGACGCTGAACGGGCTGGAGCGTGAACTGATTGCGCACCTCGGTGCGAAATTCGGGATCGCAAAGGCAAAGAAGCTGAAAGTGAATGTGGTGCGATACGCGGATGACTTCGTGATCACCGGAGACTCGAAAGAGATTCTGGAAAACGAGGTCAGGCCTTGGGTGGAAGCATTCCTTGCTGTACGAGGCTTGCAACTGTCAGAGGCGAAAACGCGGGTCACCCACATTGACGAAGGCTTCGATTTCCTTGGGTGGAATTTCCGGAAGTACTCGGGAAAGCTGCTCATCAAGCCGAGCAAGAAAAACGCGCAAGCGTTTTATCGCAAGGTGGCGGAAACGATCAGCGGCAACAAAACGGTAAAGCAGGAGGATCTAGTCCAACTGCTGAACCCGATGTTGCGCGGATGGGCGCAGTATCACCGTCCGGTCTCGGCCAAGCAGACGTACAGCCGGATGGAGCATCTGATCTTTCGGAAGCTCTGGCGGTGGTCGAAGCGGAGGCATCCGCAGAAGAGCGCTGTATGGGTGAAGCAGAAGTACTTTCACTTTGTTGGTGCCCGGAATTGGGTGTTTGCCGTTCGCACGGAGCGCGAGGACGGCAGTTGGGGGCTGAATGAGCTGTACCAGCTTAGCGGTACAGCTATCAAACGGCACACGAGGATCAAGGGCGAGTTCAATCCTTTTGATCCGAAGTGGGAGCAGTATGGCGAGACATTGCGGCAAGGGCGCATGTGGGAACAGATGCGTTACCGGAAGCAGTGGGCCGCGCTATATCTGTCACAAAGCGGGCTATGCGCGCATTGTGGCTGTGCCTTGACGGACGAAACGGGTTGGCACGACCATCATCTGGAATATCGGATGCATGGTGGCACTGACGCCTTGTCCAACCGGGCGCTGCTTCACCCGCACTGCCACCGGCAAGTGCATGCTGGAAAACTAGTTGTAACTAAGCCGGTTCTGTCGTAG
- the earP gene encoding elongation factor P maturation arginine rhamnosyltransferase EarP, with protein MITHPAAPELACDIFCAVVDNFGDIGVCWRLARQLRAEHGWRVRLFVDDLTVFHALCPAVDATLARQEAMGVAIEHWREPAHAGDTLAIADVVIEAFACELPHAYITAMARRDPKPVWVNLEYLSGEDWVADFHLRPSPHPRYPLEKSFFFPGLGKGTGGVLKEHDLDARRERFDAAAWWRERVGIERPGAEQTVVSLFAYENPAVDALLAQWRDGAAPVVLLVPEGRISGALARFFGLPRFAAGMSARAGALEAHALGFVEQPRFDELLWAADVNFVRGEDSFVRAQWAGKPFVWHIYPQADDAHLPKLDAALAHYTHTLDAPSRDAVTRFWHAWNGAGVPDWAAFWGHRPALETRAARWAFELAGIGDLAGNLVAHAASRMAR; from the coding sequence ATGATTACGCATCCAGCCGCACCGGAACTCGCCTGCGACATCTTCTGCGCGGTCGTCGACAACTTCGGCGACATCGGCGTGTGCTGGCGGCTCGCGCGGCAATTGCGCGCCGAGCACGGCTGGCGCGTGCGGCTTTTCGTCGACGATCTGACGGTGTTCCACGCGCTCTGCCCCGCCGTCGATGCAACGCTCGCGCGCCAGGAAGCCATGGGCGTGGCGATCGAGCACTGGCGCGAACCCGCCCACGCGGGCGACACGCTCGCCATCGCGGATGTCGTCATCGAAGCGTTCGCCTGCGAACTTCCGCACGCGTACATCACCGCGATGGCGCGGCGCGATCCGAAGCCTGTGTGGGTCAATCTCGAATATCTGAGCGGCGAAGACTGGGTCGCGGATTTCCATCTGCGGCCGTCGCCGCATCCGCGCTATCCGCTCGAAAAGAGCTTCTTTTTTCCTGGGCTCGGCAAAGGCACGGGCGGCGTGCTGAAAGAGCACGATCTCGATGCGCGTCGCGAGCGCTTCGATGCGGCGGCGTGGTGGCGCGAGCGTGTCGGCATCGAGCGGCCAGGCGCAGAGCAGACGGTCGTGTCGCTCTTCGCGTATGAAAATCCGGCGGTGGACGCGCTGCTCGCACAATGGCGCGACGGCGCTGCGCCGGTCGTGCTGCTCGTGCCCGAAGGCCGTATCTCCGGCGCGCTCGCCCGCTTTTTCGGTCTGCCGAGGTTCGCGGCCGGCATGTCGGCGCGCGCCGGCGCGCTGGAGGCGCACGCGCTCGGCTTCGTCGAACAGCCTCGTTTCGACGAACTGCTCTGGGCCGCCGACGTCAATTTCGTGCGCGGCGAGGATTCCTTCGTGCGCGCGCAATGGGCGGGCAAACCGTTCGTCTGGCACATCTACCCGCAAGCCGACGACGCTCATTTGCCCAAGCTCGACGCCGCGCTCGCGCATTACACGCACACGCTCGACGCGCCCTCGCGCGACGCGGTCACACGCTTCTGGCACGCATGGAATGGCGCGGGCGTGCCGGACTGGGCGGCGTTCTGGGGCCATCGGCCGGCGCTTGAGACGCGCGCGGCGCGCTGGGCCTTCGAGCTGGCCGGCATCGGCGATCTGGCGGGCAATCTCGTCGCTCATGCCGCCTCGCGCATGGCTCGATGA
- a CDS encoding BON domain-containing protein produces MHSAPFIRSRLLIAAALAAAALAFTGGCKSTPAPSAANAGGEIASDDATLAARVKSALVADPELKALPMSVATYRGVVQLSGYVNSEGQIQKALAVTRGVPGVQSVSNDLHIRQ; encoded by the coding sequence ATGCACAGCGCGCCTTTCATCCGAAGCAGGCTTCTGATCGCCGCCGCGCTCGCGGCGGCGGCCCTGGCTTTCACCGGAGGCTGCAAGTCGACGCCTGCTCCGTCGGCCGCCAACGCGGGCGGCGAAATCGCCAGCGACGACGCAACGCTGGCTGCGCGCGTGAAAAGCGCGCTCGTCGCGGATCCGGAATTGAAGGCCTTGCCGATGAGCGTAGCGACGTATCGAGGTGTCGTGCAACTGTCGGGATACGTGAATTCGGAGGGTCAGATTCAGAAAGCGCTTGCCGTGACGCGAGGCGTTCCGGGCGTGCAATCCGTCAGCAACGATCTGCACATCCGGCAATGA
- the efp gene encoding elongation factor P, protein MKTAQELRVGNVVMIGSDAMVVQRAEYNKSGRNSAVVKMKFKNLLTAAGMETVYKADDKFDVVMLDRKEVTYSYFADPMYVFMDADYNQFEVEAEMMGDALNYLEDGMACEVVFYNEKAISVELPTTLVREIVYTEPAVKGDTSSGKVLKTAKLNTGFELQVPLFCNIGDKIEIDTRTNEYRSRA, encoded by the coding sequence ATGAAGACCGCACAAGAACTCCGCGTCGGCAACGTCGTCATGATCGGCAGCGATGCCATGGTCGTGCAGCGCGCCGAGTACAACAAGTCGGGCCGCAACTCCGCGGTCGTGAAGATGAAGTTCAAGAACCTGCTGACGGCCGCCGGCATGGAAACCGTGTACAAGGCGGACGACAAGTTCGACGTCGTCATGCTCGACCGCAAGGAAGTCACGTACTCGTACTTCGCAGACCCGATGTACGTCTTCATGGACGCCGACTACAACCAGTTCGAAGTCGAAGCCGAAATGATGGGCGATGCGCTCAACTACCTCGAAGACGGCATGGCTTGCGAAGTCGTGTTCTACAACGAGAAGGCCATTTCGGTCGAACTGCCGACCACGCTGGTTCGCGAGATCGTCTACACGGAACCCGCGGTGAAGGGCGACACGTCGTCGGGCAAGGTGCTGAAGACCGCCAAGCTGAACACCGGTTTCGAACTGCAAGTGCCGCTCTTCTGCAATATCGGCGACAAGATCGAAATCGACACCCGCACCAACGAATATCGCAGCCGCGCGTAA